One Dreissena polymorpha isolate Duluth1 chromosome 9, UMN_Dpol_1.0, whole genome shotgun sequence genomic window carries:
- the LOC127844165 gene encoding interferon regulatory factor 4-like isoform X2, which yields MSHQPLYVTSPHGRWYPPGVHYYSCSYSRYDAGSTSSTGMNSGVPVAETARQRMKPWLEHHINSGNIPGLQWLDKQQKIFKVPWKHVGNREWSESDGTIFKEWAKHTGRYREGHDPMDWPTWKTRFRCALTKLPDIKELRNLNRLDGQTDEPYRVYQFVPRNNVENSPPVASQSLMVEHYDENSMQCETLFSTSGNALPTTIQSDSMNSNPRIDSDLGRIDTADLIKVSGEGFDLKNISMDTEFEEMRLEEQDRKDFPRINVPMFYRWDESDCKLYVTVNYQRQRMIEELCSEPNGCRIFYDKCVPITDVNEYREFFGHEKAKVIQLPDPSGIQTLNSQQHKLTQDLLQATDRGLTLQMKNGSIFATRKCRCRIYVSTPSWSNGDLLKLERDVETNIFDVDSYFKPALNKYMHQKGPRPLAEVIISFGQQFSSRESFNDLLISATVVHAEAQNFLTSIMCTSPITPNIEISRSDNIDKTMDFRYQLIQYNN from the exons ATGTCACACCAGCCATTGTATGTTACCAGCCCGCACGGGCGTTGGTACCCCCCTGGAGTACACTATTACTCGTGCAGTTACAGCAG GTATGATGCAGGCTCCACGAGCTCTACGGGGATGAACAGCGGAGTTCCGGTTGCGGAAACAGCACGACAGAGAATGAAACCCTGGCTGGAGCATCACATCAACAGCGGCAACATCCCAGGCCTCCAGTGGCTCGACAAGCAACAGAAGATCTTCAAGGTGCCATGGAAACACGTCGGCAACCGCGAGTGGTCAGAGTCCGATGGCACAATTTTCAAA GAATGGGCGAAGCACACGGGTCGATACCGGGAAGGGCATGATCCCATGGACTGGCCAACGTGGAAGACGCGCTTCCGGTGCGCACTTACTAAACTTCCGGACATAAAAGAGCTCCGCAATTTGAATCGtctggacggacagacggatgaaCCGTACAGGGTGTACCAGTTTGTGCCGAGAAATAACG TTGAAAACAGCCCTCCCGTGGCAAGTCAGTCCCTCATGGTTGAACACTACGACGAAAATTCCATGCAGTGCGAGACGCTGTTTTCGACCTCCGGGAATGCTTTGCCAACGACAATACAGTCTGATTCCATGAACA GTAACCCGCGGATTGATTCCGATCTGGGCAGAATCGACACCGCGGATCTCATAAAAGTCAGCGGGGAAGGATTCGACCTTAAAAATATCAGCATGGATACGGAATTCGAAG AGATGCGCCTTGAAGAACAGGACCGAAAAGACTTCCCCAGAATCAACGTCCCAATGTTTTACAGATGGGATGAATCAG ACTGCAAGCTGTATGTGACTGTGAATTACCAGCGACAACGTATGATAGAGGAGCTGTGCTCGGAACCAAACGGTTGTCGAATATTCTATGACAAGTGTGTGCCCATAACCGATGTGAATGAATACAGAGAG TTTTTCGGACACGAGAAGGCGAAAGTGATTCAGCTTCCCGACCCGTCTGGGATTCAAACCCTGAACTCCCAGCAGCACAAGCTGACCCAGGACCTCCTGCAGGCGACTGACCGGGGCCTGACGCTGCAGATGAAGAATGGCAGCATCTTTGCAACAAGAAAGTGCAG GTGCCGCATCTACGTGTCGACACCGTCTTGGAGTAACGGAGACCTGTTAAAACTCGAAAGAGACGTGGAGACAAACATCTTTGACGTTGACAGCTACTTCAAGCCAGCGTTGAACAAGTACATGCACCAGAAAGGCCCCAGGCCTTTGGCAGAGGTGATCATTTCATTCGGTCAGCAGTTCTCGAGTCGCGAATCTTTCAACGATCTCCTCATCTCCGCCACAGTGGTCCACGCAGAGGCGCAGAACTTTCTCACCAGC ATCATGTGTACCAGCCCCATCACTCCTAACATCGAGATCTCAAGGTCAGATAATATCGATAAGACAATGGATTTTAGATACCAGTTAATCCAGTACAATAACTAG
- the LOC127844165 gene encoding interferon regulatory factor 4-like isoform X3 translates to MACMSAYGGVCDYGYMMGPCNMYRYDAGSTSSTGMNSGVPVAETARQRMKPWLEHHINSGNIPGLQWLDKQQKIFKVPWKHVGNREWSESDGTIFKEWAKHTGRYREGHDPMDWPTWKTRFRCALTKLPDIKELRNLNRLDGQTDEPYRVYQFVPRNNVENSPPVASQSLMVEHYDENSMQCETLFSTSGNALPTTIQSDSMNSNPRIDSDLGRIDTADLIKVSGEGFDLKNISMDTEFEEMRLEEQDRKDFPRINVPMFYRWDESDCKLYVTVNYQRQRMIEELCSEPNGCRIFYDKCVPITDVNEYREFFGHEKAKVIQLPDPSGIQTLNSQQHKLTQDLLQATDRGLTLQMKNGSIFATRKCRCRIYVSTPSWSNGDLLKLERDVETNIFDVDSYFKPALNKYMHQKGPRPLAEVIISFGQQFSSRESFNDLLISATVVHAEAQNFLTSIMCTSPITPNIEISRSDNIDKTMDFRYQLIQYNN, encoded by the exons GTATGATGCAGGCTCCACGAGCTCTACGGGGATGAACAGCGGAGTTCCGGTTGCGGAAACAGCACGACAGAGAATGAAACCCTGGCTGGAGCATCACATCAACAGCGGCAACATCCCAGGCCTCCAGTGGCTCGACAAGCAACAGAAGATCTTCAAGGTGCCATGGAAACACGTCGGCAACCGCGAGTGGTCAGAGTCCGATGGCACAATTTTCAAA GAATGGGCGAAGCACACGGGTCGATACCGGGAAGGGCATGATCCCATGGACTGGCCAACGTGGAAGACGCGCTTCCGGTGCGCACTTACTAAACTTCCGGACATAAAAGAGCTCCGCAATTTGAATCGtctggacggacagacggatgaaCCGTACAGGGTGTACCAGTTTGTGCCGAGAAATAACG TTGAAAACAGCCCTCCCGTGGCAAGTCAGTCCCTCATGGTTGAACACTACGACGAAAATTCCATGCAGTGCGAGACGCTGTTTTCGACCTCCGGGAATGCTTTGCCAACGACAATACAGTCTGATTCCATGAACA GTAACCCGCGGATTGATTCCGATCTGGGCAGAATCGACACCGCGGATCTCATAAAAGTCAGCGGGGAAGGATTCGACCTTAAAAATATCAGCATGGATACGGAATTCGAAG AGATGCGCCTTGAAGAACAGGACCGAAAAGACTTCCCCAGAATCAACGTCCCAATGTTTTACAGATGGGATGAATCAG ACTGCAAGCTGTATGTGACTGTGAATTACCAGCGACAACGTATGATAGAGGAGCTGTGCTCGGAACCAAACGGTTGTCGAATATTCTATGACAAGTGTGTGCCCATAACCGATGTGAATGAATACAGAGAG TTTTTCGGACACGAGAAGGCGAAAGTGATTCAGCTTCCCGACCCGTCTGGGATTCAAACCCTGAACTCCCAGCAGCACAAGCTGACCCAGGACCTCCTGCAGGCGACTGACCGGGGCCTGACGCTGCAGATGAAGAATGGCAGCATCTTTGCAACAAGAAAGTGCAG GTGCCGCATCTACGTGTCGACACCGTCTTGGAGTAACGGAGACCTGTTAAAACTCGAAAGAGACGTGGAGACAAACATCTTTGACGTTGACAGCTACTTCAAGCCAGCGTTGAACAAGTACATGCACCAGAAAGGCCCCAGGCCTTTGGCAGAGGTGATCATTTCATTCGGTCAGCAGTTCTCGAGTCGCGAATCTTTCAACGATCTCCTCATCTCCGCCACAGTGGTCCACGCAGAGGCGCAGAACTTTCTCACCAGC ATCATGTGTACCAGCCCCATCACTCCTAACATCGAGATCTCAAGGTCAGATAATATCGATAAGACAATGGATTTTAGATACCAGTTAATCCAGTACAATAACTAG
- the LOC127844165 gene encoding interferon regulatory factor 4-like isoform X4, which translates to MKTEWYDAGSTSSTGMNSGVPVAETARQRMKPWLEHHINSGNIPGLQWLDKQQKIFKVPWKHVGNREWSESDGTIFKEWAKHTGRYREGHDPMDWPTWKTRFRCALTKLPDIKELRNLNRLDGQTDEPYRVYQFVPRNNVENSPPVASQSLMVEHYDENSMQCETLFSTSGNALPTTIQSDSMNSNPRIDSDLGRIDTADLIKVSGEGFDLKNISMDTEFEEMRLEEQDRKDFPRINVPMFYRWDESDCKLYVTVNYQRQRMIEELCSEPNGCRIFYDKCVPITDVNEYREFFGHEKAKVIQLPDPSGIQTLNSQQHKLTQDLLQATDRGLTLQMKNGSIFATRKCRCRIYVSTPSWSNGDLLKLERDVETNIFDVDSYFKPALNKYMHQKGPRPLAEVIISFGQQFSSRESFNDLLISATVVHAEAQNFLTSIMCTSPITPNIEISRSDNIDKTMDFRYQLIQYNN; encoded by the exons GTATGATGCAGGCTCCACGAGCTCTACGGGGATGAACAGCGGAGTTCCGGTTGCGGAAACAGCACGACAGAGAATGAAACCCTGGCTGGAGCATCACATCAACAGCGGCAACATCCCAGGCCTCCAGTGGCTCGACAAGCAACAGAAGATCTTCAAGGTGCCATGGAAACACGTCGGCAACCGCGAGTGGTCAGAGTCCGATGGCACAATTTTCAAA GAATGGGCGAAGCACACGGGTCGATACCGGGAAGGGCATGATCCCATGGACTGGCCAACGTGGAAGACGCGCTTCCGGTGCGCACTTACTAAACTTCCGGACATAAAAGAGCTCCGCAATTTGAATCGtctggacggacagacggatgaaCCGTACAGGGTGTACCAGTTTGTGCCGAGAAATAACG TTGAAAACAGCCCTCCCGTGGCAAGTCAGTCCCTCATGGTTGAACACTACGACGAAAATTCCATGCAGTGCGAGACGCTGTTTTCGACCTCCGGGAATGCTTTGCCAACGACAATACAGTCTGATTCCATGAACA GTAACCCGCGGATTGATTCCGATCTGGGCAGAATCGACACCGCGGATCTCATAAAAGTCAGCGGGGAAGGATTCGACCTTAAAAATATCAGCATGGATACGGAATTCGAAG AGATGCGCCTTGAAGAACAGGACCGAAAAGACTTCCCCAGAATCAACGTCCCAATGTTTTACAGATGGGATGAATCAG ACTGCAAGCTGTATGTGACTGTGAATTACCAGCGACAACGTATGATAGAGGAGCTGTGCTCGGAACCAAACGGTTGTCGAATATTCTATGACAAGTGTGTGCCCATAACCGATGTGAATGAATACAGAGAG TTTTTCGGACACGAGAAGGCGAAAGTGATTCAGCTTCCCGACCCGTCTGGGATTCAAACCCTGAACTCCCAGCAGCACAAGCTGACCCAGGACCTCCTGCAGGCGACTGACCGGGGCCTGACGCTGCAGATGAAGAATGGCAGCATCTTTGCAACAAGAAAGTGCAG GTGCCGCATCTACGTGTCGACACCGTCTTGGAGTAACGGAGACCTGTTAAAACTCGAAAGAGACGTGGAGACAAACATCTTTGACGTTGACAGCTACTTCAAGCCAGCGTTGAACAAGTACATGCACCAGAAAGGCCCCAGGCCTTTGGCAGAGGTGATCATTTCATTCGGTCAGCAGTTCTCGAGTCGCGAATCTTTCAACGATCTCCTCATCTCCGCCACAGTGGTCCACGCAGAGGCGCAGAACTTTCTCACCAGC ATCATGTGTACCAGCCCCATCACTCCTAACATCGAGATCTCAAGGTCAGATAATATCGATAAGACAATGGATTTTAGATACCAGTTAATCCAGTACAATAACTAG
- the LOC127844165 gene encoding interferon regulatory factor 8-like isoform X5, giving the protein MNSGVPVAETARQRMKPWLEHHINSGNIPGLQWLDKQQKIFKVPWKHVGNREWSESDGTIFKEWAKHTGRYREGHDPMDWPTWKTRFRCALTKLPDIKELRNLNRLDGQTDEPYRVYQFVPRNNVENSPPVASQSLMVEHYDENSMQCETLFSTSGNALPTTIQSDSMNSNPRIDSDLGRIDTADLIKVSGEGFDLKNISMDTEFEEMRLEEQDRKDFPRINVPMFYRWDESDCKLYVTVNYQRQRMIEELCSEPNGCRIFYDKCVPITDVNEYREFFGHEKAKVIQLPDPSGIQTLNSQQHKLTQDLLQATDRGLTLQMKNGSIFATRKCRCRIYVSTPSWSNGDLLKLERDVETNIFDVDSYFKPALNKYMHQKGPRPLAEVIISFGQQFSSRESFNDLLISATVVHAEAQNFLTSIMCTSPITPNIEISRSDNIDKTMDFRYQLIQYNN; this is encoded by the exons ATGAACAGCGGAGTTCCGGTTGCGGAAACAGCACGACAGAGAATGAAACCCTGGCTGGAGCATCACATCAACAGCGGCAACATCCCAGGCCTCCAGTGGCTCGACAAGCAACAGAAGATCTTCAAGGTGCCATGGAAACACGTCGGCAACCGCGAGTGGTCAGAGTCCGATGGCACAATTTTCAAA GAATGGGCGAAGCACACGGGTCGATACCGGGAAGGGCATGATCCCATGGACTGGCCAACGTGGAAGACGCGCTTCCGGTGCGCACTTACTAAACTTCCGGACATAAAAGAGCTCCGCAATTTGAATCGtctggacggacagacggatgaaCCGTACAGGGTGTACCAGTTTGTGCCGAGAAATAACG TTGAAAACAGCCCTCCCGTGGCAAGTCAGTCCCTCATGGTTGAACACTACGACGAAAATTCCATGCAGTGCGAGACGCTGTTTTCGACCTCCGGGAATGCTTTGCCAACGACAATACAGTCTGATTCCATGAACA GTAACCCGCGGATTGATTCCGATCTGGGCAGAATCGACACCGCGGATCTCATAAAAGTCAGCGGGGAAGGATTCGACCTTAAAAATATCAGCATGGATACGGAATTCGAAG AGATGCGCCTTGAAGAACAGGACCGAAAAGACTTCCCCAGAATCAACGTCCCAATGTTTTACAGATGGGATGAATCAG ACTGCAAGCTGTATGTGACTGTGAATTACCAGCGACAACGTATGATAGAGGAGCTGTGCTCGGAACCAAACGGTTGTCGAATATTCTATGACAAGTGTGTGCCCATAACCGATGTGAATGAATACAGAGAG TTTTTCGGACACGAGAAGGCGAAAGTGATTCAGCTTCCCGACCCGTCTGGGATTCAAACCCTGAACTCCCAGCAGCACAAGCTGACCCAGGACCTCCTGCAGGCGACTGACCGGGGCCTGACGCTGCAGATGAAGAATGGCAGCATCTTTGCAACAAGAAAGTGCAG GTGCCGCATCTACGTGTCGACACCGTCTTGGAGTAACGGAGACCTGTTAAAACTCGAAAGAGACGTGGAGACAAACATCTTTGACGTTGACAGCTACTTCAAGCCAGCGTTGAACAAGTACATGCACCAGAAAGGCCCCAGGCCTTTGGCAGAGGTGATCATTTCATTCGGTCAGCAGTTCTCGAGTCGCGAATCTTTCAACGATCTCCTCATCTCCGCCACAGTGGTCCACGCAGAGGCGCAGAACTTTCTCACCAGC ATCATGTGTACCAGCCCCATCACTCCTAACATCGAGATCTCAAGGTCAGATAATATCGATAAGACAATGGATTTTAGATACCAGTTAATCCAGTACAATAACTAG
- the LOC127845876 gene encoding iduronate 2-sulfatase-like → MRADLGCYQGADFPSRDDPQIHSPNIDALARKSLLLKKAYVQQAICSPSRTSFLTSRRPDTTHVYDLQTYFRTATANFTTIPQYFKNHGRITAGMGKIFHPVHDSHEDYPFSWTEPYVQPRPSSYEASKISYMYVNDSQLADDPLMDYKIAQAAVSALQNFATGGKYADRPFFLAVGFARPHLPFVSPEAFTKFYPDISIILPRNPYAPTNMPDPAWWKSLELITGYTDIAALNFHGLVNETLPPSIARELRRAYFSAISWVDSLVGVVLNELERLGLSNDTVVSLLGDHGYHLGEHGIWTKHTNFEVATHAPMMVRIPGLTDNGIITDRLVEFVDLFPTLVDAVGLPPVPVCPENSQNVLSCTEGVSFMPLFHNATMTWKPSVFSQYPRAMQHVPIMGYSLRSDRYRYTEWVAFSYRTHKPDWTRNYGTELYDHQTDPDENYNMASDQAFADLARSLSTRLHAGWRQASPSTQASPSINNPSIIG, encoded by the coding sequence ATGAGAGCGGATTTAGGATGCTACCAAGGTGCCGACTTCCCGTCACGTGATGACCCTCAGATTCACTCGCCAAATATCGACGCTCTAGCGCGGAAAAGTCTCCTTTTGAAAAAGGCGTACGTACAGCAGGCGATTTGTAGCCCGAGCCGAACGTCATTCCTAACGTCACGGCGACCGGATACAACGCATGTTTACGACCTACAAACCTACTTCCGCACGGCAACCGCGAACTTCACGACTATACCGCAGTACTTCAAAAACCACGGAAGAATAACCGCCGGTATGGGTAAAATATTCCACCCGGTACATGATAGTCACGAGGATTACCCATTTTCGTGGACGGAGCCGTACGTCCAGCCGCGACCATCGAGCTACGAAGCAAGCAAAATCAGTTATATGTACGTAAACGATTCCCAACTAGCAGATGACCCTCTTATGGATTACAAAATCGCACAGGCTGCCGTGAGCGCTCTGCAGAACTTTGCAACAGGTGGCAAATATGCGGACCGTCCGTTCTTTCTCGCAGTAGGTTTTGCTAGGCCACATTTGCCGTTTGTGTCGCCGGAAGCGTTTACGAAATTCTACCCTGATATTTCAATTATCCTCCCGAGAAATCCTTACGCACCGACCAACATGCCGGACCCCGCTTGGTGGAAAAGTTTAGAGTTGATCACTGGTTACACGGACATTGCAGCCTTGAACTTCCACGGGCTAGTCAATGAGACGTTGCCGCCTAGTATCGCGCGCGAGTTGAGAAGAGCGTACTTTTCAGCGATATCGTGGGTCGATTCGTTAGTTGGCGTCGTTTTAAATGAACTGGAACGCTTAGGGCTTTCCAATGACACTGTTGTTTCTCTTCTCGGCGATCACGGATACCACCTCGGGGAGCACGGCATTTGGACGAAGCATACAAATTTCGAGGTAGCCACGCATGCGCCGATGATGGTTCGGATCCCCGGCCTCACCGACAACGGAATCATAACGGATCGCCTAGTGGAATTTGTGGACTTGTTTCCAACGCTTGTGGACGCGGTCGGTTTACCGCCGGTTCCCGTCTGCCCCGAGAATTCACAAAACGTGCTCTCTTGTACGGAAGGTGTGAGCTTTATGCCGCTGTTTCATAACGCAACAATGACGTGGAAACCCTCTGTGTTTTCGCAGTACCCGCGCGCAATGCAACACGTACCCATCATGGGATACTCACTGCGTTCGGATCGTTACCGGTATACGGAGTGGGTCGCATTCTCGTACCGGACCCACAAGCCAGATTGGACCAGAAATTACGGCACGGAACTGTATGACCACCAGACGGACCCCGACGAGAACTACAACATGGCGTCCGACCAAGCGTTTGCAGACCTGGCGAGAAGCCTGTCCACGCGTCTGCACGCAGGCTGGCGCCAAGCAAGTCCGTCCACGCAAGCCAGTCCGTCCATCAATAACCCAAGTATAATTGGGTGA